A region from the bacterium genome encodes:
- the purD gene encoding phosphoribosylamine--glycine ligase, whose translation MKILVVGNGGREHALLWRLVRDCPSGQFLVTRGTPGMKSLARSADVEPTNIQAICDLAAAEKVDLVVVGPEVPLARGLADRLSAAGVPVFGPSAAAARIETSKVFAKDLMREVGVPTAGYRTFSDFGPALEYARRFDGRCVVKADGLAAGKGAVVCRSLEQAEQALQSILLKREFGAAGDRVVIEELMQGEELSVLALVDGERVAVLSPSQDHKAVGEGDTGPNTGGMGSYSPVGVATPELLARVESNILLPVVRALAERGAPYRGCLYAGLMLTAEGPKVVEFNCRFGDPETQVVLPLLEGDLVELLAASATGSLAGLRCGARPGAAVCVVLASGGYPGGYERGKEITFGPAAADCEDLIVFHAGTAGQEGRTVTAGGRVLGVTGLGQDVSAAAERAYRAVADIAFDGLYCRRDIAWREIRRHENRN comes from the coding sequence ATGAAAATTCTCGTGGTGGGCAACGGCGGGCGCGAACACGCCCTGCTCTGGCGTCTGGTCCGGGATTGCCCCTCCGGGCAGTTCCTGGTCACCCGCGGAACTCCGGGGATGAAATCCCTGGCGCGCAGCGCGGATGTTGAGCCGACCAATATCCAGGCGATCTGTGACCTGGCCGCGGCCGAGAAGGTGGACCTGGTGGTGGTGGGGCCGGAAGTGCCCCTGGCCCGCGGTCTGGCCGACCGTCTGAGCGCCGCCGGGGTCCCGGTGTTCGGCCCCAGCGCCGCCGCGGCGAGGATCGAGACCAGCAAGGTGTTCGCCAAGGACCTGATGCGGGAGGTCGGCGTGCCCACCGCCGGGTACCGCACTTTCTCCGATTTCGGCCCGGCGCTGGAGTACGCCCGCCGCTTTGACGGTCGCTGCGTGGTCAAGGCGGATGGCCTGGCCGCGGGCAAGGGCGCGGTTGTCTGCCGCAGCCTGGAGCAGGCCGAGCAGGCCCTGCAGAGTATCCTGCTCAAGCGCGAGTTCGGCGCGGCGGGAGACCGGGTGGTGATCGAGGAGCTGATGCAGGGCGAGGAGCTTTCGGTGCTGGCCCTGGTGGACGGCGAGCGGGTGGCGGTCTTGAGCCCCAGCCAGGACCACAAGGCCGTGGGTGAGGGCGACACCGGACCCAACACCGGCGGCATGGGTTCCTACTCGCCGGTGGGCGTGGCCACGCCCGAGCTGCTGGCCCGGGTGGAGAGCAACATCCTTTTGCCGGTGGTCCGGGCCCTGGCCGAGCGGGGGGCGCCCTACCGCGGCTGCCTCTACGCCGGGCTGATGCTCACCGCGGAGGGGCCCAAGGTGGTGGAATTCAACTGCCGCTTCGGCGACCCGGAGACCCAGGTGGTGCTGCCCCTGCTGGAGGGCGACCTGGTCGAGCTGCTGGCAGCCTCGGCCACGGGCAGCCTGGCGGGTCTGCGCTGCGGGGCTCGTCCCGGCGCCGCGGTCTGCGTGGTGCTGGCCTCGGGCGGCTACCCCGGCGGCTACGAGCGGGGCAAGGAGATAACATTCGGGCCGGCGGCCGCGGACTGCGAGGATTTGATCGTGTTCCACGCCGGCACGGCCGGGCAGGAGGGCCGGACAGTCACCGCCGGCGGACGCGTGCTGGGAGTGACCGGACTGGGCCAGGATGTCAGCGCCGCGGCGGAGCGGGCCTACCGCGCCGTGGCGGACATCGCTTTCGACGGCCTCTACTGCCGGCGCGACATCGCCTGGCGCGAGATCCGCCGTCACGAGAACCGTAACTGA
- a CDS encoding amidohydrolase: MNGTDYRHRIEAAVEAIRLIDTHEHLVSESLWLQQKVDFFYWFQQPWFSQYAGDDLVAAGMSDADFAALGDTSLPDERRWELLAPWWPLVRLTAFSRVLRLAARDIYDVPEINATTWRTLNERMRKAQKPGFYSRVLHERAGIDLAILDRIVLTDEAVERELPPRTVRVQRFDETFIAFDRATVERYAARHGRTVRCLDDWLALLDLEFDEIQSRGCFVGLKNAQAYDRPLSFNAVPKERAGRVFDTLLAAGALRFEDRKPLEDFMFHEIAARAGKLGLPVQIHTGLQAGPGYELNSSHPLLLLPLIKAHPETRFVLFHGSFPFMGELGVLARNHRNVFIDMCWMPAISPFESRRWLACWLETVPVNKIMAFGGDYLFPEGSYAHSRLARAVVSGALGDMLEAGALGLEEALWAAHRLLRDNAIECFNLQRFL; this comes from the coding sequence ATGAACGGTACGGATTACCGACATCGGATCGAGGCCGCGGTGGAGGCGATCCGGCTGATCGACACCCACGAGCACCTGGTGAGCGAGAGCCTCTGGCTGCAGCAGAAAGTGGATTTCTTCTACTGGTTCCAGCAGCCCTGGTTTTCGCAGTACGCCGGGGACGACCTGGTGGCCGCGGGGATGAGCGATGCCGATTTCGCCGCCCTGGGCGACACCTCGCTGCCCGATGAGCGGCGCTGGGAGCTTCTCGCCCCCTGGTGGCCGCTCGTGCGCCTGACCGCGTTCAGCCGGGTTCTGCGCCTGGCCGCGCGGGATATTTACGATGTTCCCGAGATAAATGCGACTACTTGGCGCACCCTGAACGAAAGGATGCGTAAGGCACAGAAGCCAGGGTTCTACAGCCGGGTGCTGCACGAGCGGGCCGGGATCGACCTGGCGATTCTCGACCGCATAGTCCTGACCGATGAGGCGGTGGAACGCGAGCTGCCTCCCCGCACGGTGCGGGTGCAGCGTTTCGATGAGACTTTTATCGCGTTCGACCGGGCCACTGTGGAGCGCTACGCGGCCAGGCACGGCCGGACTGTGCGTTGCCTGGATGACTGGCTGGCCCTGCTGGACCTCGAATTCGACGAGATTCAGTCGCGTGGTTGCTTCGTGGGCCTCAAGAACGCCCAGGCCTATGACCGTCCCCTCTCCTTCAATGCGGTGCCCAAGGAGCGGGCCGGGCGGGTGTTCGACACCCTGCTGGCCGCCGGGGCGCTGCGCTTCGAGGATCGCAAGCCGCTGGAGGATTTCATGTTCCATGAAATCGCCGCGCGCGCGGGCAAGCTCGGCCTGCCGGTGCAGATCCACACCGGACTGCAGGCCGGGCCGGGCTACGAGCTGAACAGCAGCCACCCGCTGCTGCTGTTGCCGCTCATCAAGGCGCACCCGGAGACGCGGTTCGTACTGTTCCACGGCTCTTTCCCGTTCATGGGCGAGTTGGGCGTGCTGGCCAGGAACCACCGCAACGTGTTCATCGACATGTGCTGGATGCCGGCGATCTCGCCGTTTGAGTCGCGGAGGTGGCTGGCCTGCTGGCTGGAGACAGTGCCGGTCAACAAGATCATGGCTTTCGGCGGAGACTACCTGTTCCCGGAGGGGTCCTACGCCCACAGCCGGCTGGCCCGGGCCGTGGTGTCCGGGGCGCTGGGGGATATGCTGGAGGCCGGTGCCCTGGGCCTGGAGGAGGCGCTCTGGGCCGCGCACCGTCTGCTGCGGGACAATGCCATTGAGTGTTTCAACCTTCAGCGGTTTTTGTGA
- a CDS encoding chemotaxis response regulator protein-glutamate methylesterase: protein MTTKVLVVDDSAVVRQILSQELARDPEIEIVGTAPDPYVARDKIVYLQPDVLTLDIEMPRMDGITFLKKLMRHYPLPVIVVSSLTARGGDLAMEALDAGAVDVMCKPGASYTVGDMSVELIDKIKAAAHVDIKRRARLIAEAPPRAEAPSAMTRTTNKVVAIGSSTGGTQALQAILTRMPPNAPGIVIVQHMPEHFTRSFADRLNELCAIEVKEAEDNDSVVPGKALIAPGNKHMLLRRSGARYYVQVKDGPLVCRHRPSVEVLFGSVAKTAGRNAVGVMLTGMGGDGSKAMLEMKESGSVNVAQNEETCVVFGMPKEAIKLGAVDYIEPLDKITERVLALA from the coding sequence ATGACGACTAAGGTGCTGGTGGTGGATGATTCCGCAGTGGTGCGTCAGATTTTGAGCCAGGAACTGGCCCGCGACCCGGAGATCGAGATCGTGGGCACGGCCCCTGACCCCTACGTGGCACGGGACAAGATTGTCTACCTCCAGCCGGATGTTCTCACCTTGGACATCGAAATGCCGCGCATGGACGGGATCACTTTCCTGAAGAAACTGATGCGGCACTACCCGCTGCCGGTGATCGTGGTCTCCTCGCTGACCGCCCGGGGCGGCGACCTGGCGATGGAGGCCCTGGATGCCGGGGCGGTGGACGTGATGTGCAAGCCGGGGGCCAGCTACACTGTGGGTGACATGTCGGTCGAGCTGATCGACAAGATCAAGGCCGCCGCGCACGTGGATATCAAGCGCCGGGCCAGGCTCATAGCCGAGGCTCCGCCCCGCGCCGAGGCCCCCAGCGCCATGACCCGCACCACCAACAAGGTGGTGGCGATCGGCTCCTCCACCGGCGGGACCCAGGCCCTGCAGGCCATCCTGACCCGCATGCCGCCCAACGCTCCCGGCATAGTCATAGTCCAGCACATGCCGGAGCATTTCACCCGCTCCTTCGCCGACCGTCTGAACGAGCTGTGCGCGATCGAGGTCAAGGAGGCCGAGGACAACGATTCGGTTGTGCCGGGCAAGGCCCTGATCGCCCCGGGCAACAAGCACATGCTGCTGCGCCGGTCGGGGGCGCGCTATTACGTGCAGGTCAAGGATGGCCCCCTGGTCTGCCGTCACCGGCCCTCGGTCGAGGTGCTGTTCGGCTCGGTGGCCAAGACCGCCGGCCGCAACGCCGTGGGCGTGATGCTCACCGGCATGGGCGGCGACGGGAGCAAGGCCATGCTCGAGATGAAAGAGTCCGGCTCGGTCAACGTGGCCCAGAACGAGGAAACCTGCGTCGTGTTCGGCATGCCCAAGGAGGCGATCAAGCTGGGCGCGGTCGACTACATCGAGCCGCTGGACAAGATCACCGAACGGGTGCTGGCCCTGGCCTGA
- the galK gene encoding galactokinase produces MLEISKLLAGLKSGAPEIKAALDGVYNTDAAPRVIRLIEHFTARFPKHKEVSVLRAPGRVNLIGEHTDYNGLPVLPMAIDNDMLVALAPRHDRRINAVNPDFPDRSFEIEDQIPHYDTGDWGNYIKAGVQGIVDELGGVDGLQGFDACFYGTVPVGGGLSSSSTVVVAAAMAVLRSTGMQLEPQRLAERMARAEWYVGTQGGGMDHAVCILNEKGKALKIDFFPLRVTPVSIPQGFAIVVANSMVKASKTAETRMQYNMRPAMCRVAAAMLSRRLGLEKMELLGDIYFGIGRERMLAALDETFTRPSYTRAELAACLGLELDELNRLFLTTKGGELLPDPPEGFRIGQRARHVVTETVRVEESSAAVEQGDGLRFGELMTQSHVSCRDDYEISHPALDDLVAIGLESGSAGSRLTGAGFGGCTVHLVPEARLETVLEAFRTRYYGQALNNYPEALKRFRERPDSALLTLRPAGGARVLF; encoded by the coding sequence ATGCTGGAGATATCGAAACTGCTGGCTGGGCTGAAGAGCGGTGCACCGGAAATTAAAGCGGCCCTGGATGGCGTATACAACACGGATGCCGCGCCGCGGGTGATCCGCCTGATCGAGCATTTCACCGCCCGCTTCCCGAAGCATAAAGAGGTCAGCGTGCTGCGCGCGCCGGGGCGGGTGAACCTGATCGGCGAGCACACGGACTACAACGGCCTGCCGGTGCTGCCCATGGCCATCGACAACGACATGCTGGTGGCCCTGGCTCCCCGACACGACCGCCGGATTAACGCGGTCAACCCGGATTTCCCGGACCGCAGCTTCGAGATCGAGGATCAAATCCCGCACTACGACACCGGGGACTGGGGCAACTACATCAAAGCCGGGGTGCAGGGGATCGTGGATGAGCTGGGCGGAGTGGACGGCTTGCAGGGGTTCGACGCCTGTTTCTACGGCACGGTGCCGGTGGGCGGCGGGCTGTCCTCCAGCAGCACGGTGGTGGTGGCCGCGGCCATGGCTGTCCTTCGCTCCACCGGAATGCAACTGGAGCCACAGCGCCTGGCCGAGCGCATGGCCCGCGCCGAATGGTACGTGGGCACCCAGGGCGGCGGGATGGACCACGCGGTCTGTATCCTGAACGAGAAGGGCAAGGCCCTGAAAATCGATTTCTTCCCCCTGCGCGTGACCCCGGTCTCCATCCCGCAGGGTTTCGCCATCGTGGTGGCCAACTCGATGGTCAAGGCCTCCAAGACCGCCGAGACCCGCATGCAGTACAACATGCGGCCGGCCATGTGCCGGGTCGCCGCGGCCATGCTGAGCCGGCGCCTGGGTCTGGAAAAAATGGAGCTTCTGGGCGATATTTATTTCGGGATCGGACGCGAGCGCATGCTGGCCGCCCTGGACGAGACGTTCACCCGGCCGAGCTACACCCGGGCCGAGCTGGCCGCCTGCCTGGGCCTTGAGCTGGACGAGCTGAACCGCCTGTTCCTCACCACCAAGGGCGGCGAGTTGCTGCCCGACCCGCCCGAGGGTTTCCGGATCGGCCAGCGGGCGCGCCACGTGGTCACCGAGACCGTGCGGGTGGAGGAGTCGAGCGCGGCGGTGGAGCAGGGCGACGGCCTGCGGTTCGGCGAGCTGATGACCCAGAGCCATGTCAGTTGCCGCGATGACTACGAGATCAGCCACCCGGCCCTGGACGACCTGGTCGCCATCGGGCTCGAAAGCGGCAGCGCCGGCAGCCGTCTGACCGGAGCCGGGTTCGGCGGCTGCACCGTGCACCTGGTCCCTGAGGCCAGGCTGGAGACGGTGCTGGAGGCTTTCCGCACCCGCTATTACGGCCAGGCGCTGAACAACTATCCCGAGGCGCTCAAGCGCTTCCGGGAGCGGCCCGACAGCGCGCTCCTCACCCTGCGTCCTGCGGGCGGAGCGCGGGTTTTGTTCTGA
- a CDS encoding GNAT family N-acetyltransferase, whose translation MDHVLNALGQPVGRPLPGWTAPPRPPRGPLAGRFCRLEPLEPEKHGPELFQANSLDTVGRLWTYLPYGPFDSLEAYLGWMRAGCLGEDPLFFAIIENTGGKALGVASYLRISPPDGVIEVGHINFSPPLQRTPAASEALYLLFELVFRLGYRRLEWKCDALNTPSRAAAERLGFRFEGVFRQAVIYRGRNRDTAWYSIIDSEWPRLDSAWKRWLSPSNFDSRGRQRERLSDLTADSLERNA comes from the coding sequence ATGGACCACGTTCTGAATGCCCTGGGCCAGCCCGTGGGCCGGCCTCTGCCCGGCTGGACCGCACCGCCGCGGCCGCCCCGCGGGCCGCTGGCAGGACGGTTCTGCCGCCTGGAGCCGCTGGAGCCGGAAAAGCACGGCCCGGAACTGTTCCAGGCCAACAGCCTCGATACGGTCGGACGCCTCTGGACCTACCTTCCCTACGGCCCCTTCGACAGCCTGGAGGCCTACCTGGGCTGGATGCGGGCGGGGTGCCTGGGTGAGGACCCTCTCTTTTTCGCCATAATCGAAAATACGGGCGGCAAGGCCCTCGGCGTGGCCAGCTACCTGCGGATCAGCCCGCCGGACGGGGTGATCGAGGTGGGGCATATCAATTTTTCGCCGCCCCTGCAGCGCACCCCGGCGGCCAGCGAGGCGCTCTACCTTCTGTTCGAGCTGGTGTTCCGCCTGGGCTACCGCCGTCTGGAATGGAAATGCGACGCCCTGAACACTCCCTCGCGCGCGGCGGCCGAACGGCTGGGGTTCCGCTTCGAGGGCGTGTTCCGTCAGGCCGTGATCTACCGGGGACGGAACCGAGACACGGCCTGGTACTCGATCATAGACAGCGAGTGGCCGCGCCTGGATTCGGCCTGGAAACGCTGGCTCAGCCCGTCGAATTTCGACTCCCGGGGCCGTCAGCGCGAGCGCCTTTCCGACCTGACCGCTGATTCACTGGAACGGAATGCCTGA
- a CDS encoding divalent-cation tolerance protein CutA gives METGFITVLVTAGNAEAAAQLARALVEERLAACGNVIPNLRSIYRWRGAVHDEGEALLILKTRASLFEKLRARVVELHSYEVPEVVALEIQAGHGPFLDWLADSTGPEQ, from the coding sequence ATGGAAACCGGGTTCATCACGGTCCTGGTCACTGCCGGCAACGCCGAAGCCGCCGCGCAACTGGCCCGCGCCCTGGTTGAGGAGAGGCTCGCCGCCTGCGGCAACGTGATCCCCAACCTGCGCTCTATCTACCGTTGGCGCGGCGCGGTGCACGATGAGGGCGAGGCGCTGCTGATCCTGAAAACCCGCGCCTCGCTGTTCGAGAAGCTGCGCGCGCGGGTGGTGGAGCTGCACAGCTACGAGGTCCCGGAGGTGGTGGCGCTCGAGATCCAGGCCGGCCATGGGCCGTTCCTGGACTGGCTCGCCGACTCCACCGGCCCGGAACAATGA
- a CDS encoding beta-N-acetylhexosaminidase, translating into MRSRLSLLVVIVAVFVAAGQCAAQSPLWREGVSLIPYPHGLRLGGEPFVIDCPLAIVLDSDASAADRFAAADLAERLQADWGIQAALGGDAPKKIVLSRKGAPTDLGEQGYSLNVGPEGVKAAATGEAGLFYATRSILRLVTTDKGDLRIPGLSVSDKPDIPYRAAHYDTKHHQDKAEYVRSFIRELADYKFNVLIWEWEDKFAYPSHPEIGAPGAFTLAEMQEFTRYARQYHIQIVPLVQGLGHVSFILKWPQFAHLREIPASNWEFCPLKDGSYELLFDLWKDAMAATPGSEFLHIGTDETYELGQGVDCGCAARAAQIGRRGLMLMFVDRCAKFVLSQGRRPISWGGEYIPGDKQQPAKGLVTAEFSDDPDIARASREAGFPAWVYDPNPGIEHLFLPYVYTLRDDGRRTDGCLLRSYHTDASAARTGLFEGMVNTSWDDSGLHNLVWMMSWANSAEYSWNGSAPGVEEFTDRFFVNRYGPRAHDLRELWGILNDAAYYYMDTFERKVWHWGEIGQTTLPDLPRGDAVEYDPFWNTRYGEMVRRSQGMLAPLTRARLICRLNREAGARNAYDFEVFESIVDLTEHTANTYLALSRLERTITAAHEARFVSHATVLAKLAQAADLVQANLDERKKVYDSLVATWEKTRLPKGLSTPEKKFFWQQDRARHFAFRRPDMTYLICDEQDLGLEKYLAALKDYTAWYRSNFAAEIKPGAVK; encoded by the coding sequence ATGCGCAGCCGCTTGTCCCTTCTTGTCGTGATTGTCGCCGTTTTTGTCGCGGCCGGCCAGTGCGCGGCGCAGTCGCCGCTGTGGCGCGAGGGCGTGAGCCTGATCCCCTACCCGCACGGGCTGCGCCTGGGGGGTGAGCCGTTCGTGATCGACTGCCCGCTGGCGATAGTGCTCGATTCCGACGCCTCGGCCGCGGACCGGTTCGCCGCCGCTGACCTGGCCGAGCGCCTTCAGGCCGACTGGGGCATCCAGGCCGCGCTGGGCGGCGACGCCCCAAAGAAAATCGTCCTCAGCCGCAAGGGCGCCCCGACCGACCTGGGCGAGCAGGGCTACAGCCTGAACGTCGGCCCGGAGGGTGTGAAAGCGGCCGCCACGGGCGAGGCGGGCCTGTTCTACGCCACCCGCAGCATCCTGCGCCTTGTCACCACGGACAAGGGCGATCTGCGTATCCCGGGCCTCAGTGTCAGCGACAAGCCCGACATCCCCTACCGCGCCGCGCACTACGACACCAAGCACCATCAGGACAAGGCCGAGTACGTGCGCTCTTTCATCCGCGAGCTGGCCGACTACAAGTTCAATGTCCTTATCTGGGAGTGGGAGGATAAGTTCGCCTATCCCAGCCACCCGGAGATCGGTGCGCCGGGGGCGTTCACCCTGGCCGAGATGCAGGAGTTCACGCGCTACGCCCGCCAGTACCATATCCAGATCGTGCCGCTGGTGCAGGGGCTGGGCCATGTGAGTTTCATCCTCAAGTGGCCGCAGTTCGCCCACCTGCGCGAGATACCGGCCTCGAACTGGGAGTTCTGCCCGCTCAAGGACGGCTCCTACGAGCTGCTGTTCGACCTCTGGAAAGACGCCATGGCGGCCACGCCCGGCAGCGAGTTCCTGCATATCGGCACGGATGAGACCTACGAGCTGGGCCAGGGGGTGGATTGCGGCTGCGCGGCCAGGGCGGCCCAGATCGGGCGGCGCGGGCTGATGCTGATGTTTGTCGACCGCTGCGCCAAGTTTGTCCTCAGCCAGGGACGGCGTCCCATTTCCTGGGGCGGCGAGTATATCCCGGGGGACAAGCAGCAGCCGGCCAAGGGCCTCGTCACGGCGGAGTTCTCGGATGACCCGGATATCGCGCGGGCCAGCCGGGAGGCCGGTTTCCCGGCCTGGGTCTACGACCCCAACCCCGGCATCGAGCACCTGTTCCTGCCCTATGTCTACACGCTGCGGGATGATGGGCGGCGCACGGACGGCTGCCTGCTGCGCTCCTACCACACCGATGCCTCGGCCGCCCGCACCGGCCTGTTCGAGGGCATGGTCAACACCTCGTGGGACGACTCCGGCCTGCACAACCTGGTCTGGATGATGAGCTGGGCCAACAGCGCCGAGTATTCCTGGAACGGCTCCGCGCCCGGTGTCGAGGAGTTCACCGACCGCTTCTTTGTCAACCGCTACGGGCCCCGGGCGCATGATCTGCGCGAGCTGTGGGGCATCCTGAACGACGCCGCCTACTACTACATGGACACGTTCGAGCGCAAGGTCTGGCACTGGGGCGAGATCGGCCAGACCACCCTGCCCGACCTTCCCCGCGGCGACGCGGTCGAGTACGACCCGTTCTGGAACACCCGCTACGGCGAGATGGTGCGGCGTTCGCAGGGCATGCTGGCGCCGCTCACGCGCGCCCGCCTGATCTGCCGTCTGAATCGTGAGGCCGGGGCGCGCAACGCCTACGATTTCGAGGTCTTCGAGAGTATCGTTGACCTGACCGAGCACACGGCCAACACCTATCTGGCCCTGTCGCGACTGGAGAGAACGATCACCGCGGCGCACGAGGCCCGCTTCGTCAGCCACGCCACGGTGCTGGCCAAGCTGGCCCAGGCCGCCGACCTTGTCCAGGCCAACCTGGATGAGCGGAAAAAGGTCTACGACAGCCTGGTGGCCACCTGGGAGAAAACCCGTCTGCCCAAGGGCCTTTCCACCCCGGAGAAAAAATTCTTCTGGCAGCAGGACCGGGCGCGGCATTTCGCGTTCCGCCGCCCGGACATGACCTACCTGATCTGCGACGAGCAGGACCTGGGGCTGGAAAAGTACCTGGCCGCGCTCAAGGACTACACTGCCTGGTACCGCAGCAATTTCGCCGCCGAGATCAAGCCCGGGGCCGTCAAATGA
- a CDS encoding glycosyltransferase family 39 protein produces MKRYILGLLDSTWVKYLAAAVSLALGLGFIFGWSPLPFGPEGFDGYSGLARRIASNQDYNTFRRIWGYPGFLALCLHLFGDSPFPPLVLQSVLNAAIPVLLYNMVRDCLGKRAAGLSALLTGVLSFNTLYASTACSDSLTTVCLVGALYLIQRGRSRGGWLPFLPAGVLLGLAAQLRPNFILLPLFSLGWFLLVPGRTRRGLLRLGLAAGMAVLVCLPWVVRNYRLTGMTIPTTTLGGEQLWFGALQTGPYRRNWVYNPATFFQGSSFPYTSRNDIPSEIEVRFNPPRSDSSVRPVLEYWTDRDTLRRRIEAGVLTDSAAIFRVTAPEIPSVMYYRVDMCTAGAVGDSLLQRYDYGEGIPYLHFFERAILEDPDRHGDLLDIFDIVALTRHLCFGAELDTLRHPLDLNGDRRLDEADLSTAVSLLASSARSSEYNTVLPAGLLSVGVGEGQAVLTLADSSRLMIPSRFRGQITELQAGADLAVAVLNGALPMPYARHWVRRLQSDSTVHRLAALAGAHPRQAASGAGKGRETVKPLNFVLAPALPLENARRLRVAAEGDVDRIWLVRYYQDYSKVVCWTEFEPEEAPGEFGLFLPKYMYSSPVYLLAQRGDSTLAFPPAGQARECSFSWISWGASEVSIRFNGVYSRVEIEREKRYRTLALDYIRRHPLDYSLACLVRPFRAHLVVGSDDVFTARQFEHSRQIYLAGGILSAAILLLALAGIVIGLRSRLEVGLFLLPVVYLSLSLAPFLVTGRYTLQDQPFLFVFVSLALLRLFRMDSAVVTPGAPVADRKSGSGS; encoded by the coding sequence ATGAAAAGATATATTCTGGGTCTACTCGATTCAACCTGGGTCAAATATCTGGCTGCGGCCGTAAGCCTGGCTTTGGGCCTGGGGTTCATTTTCGGTTGGAGCCCTCTGCCTTTCGGCCCCGAGGGTTTCGATGGGTATTCCGGCCTGGCCCGCCGGATCGCCTCGAACCAGGACTACAACACCTTCCGCCGTATCTGGGGTTACCCGGGTTTTTTGGCGCTGTGCCTGCATCTTTTCGGCGACAGTCCTTTCCCTCCGCTTGTCCTTCAGTCTGTGCTCAACGCCGCGATTCCGGTGCTGCTGTACAACATGGTACGGGACTGTCTGGGAAAGCGGGCGGCCGGCCTGAGCGCTCTGCTCACGGGTGTGCTGTCGTTCAACACCCTGTACGCGTCGACGGCTTGCAGTGACAGTCTGACCACGGTCTGCCTGGTCGGCGCATTGTATCTGATTCAGCGGGGACGGAGCCGTGGCGGCTGGCTGCCGTTTTTACCGGCCGGCGTGCTGCTGGGCCTGGCCGCGCAGCTTCGGCCGAATTTCATCCTCTTGCCGCTGTTCAGCCTGGGCTGGTTCCTGCTTGTTCCCGGCAGGACTCGCCGCGGTCTGCTCCGGCTCGGTCTGGCCGCCGGCATGGCCGTGCTGGTATGCCTGCCTTGGGTCGTCAGGAATTACAGATTGACCGGCATGACCATCCCCACCACCACTCTGGGCGGCGAGCAATTGTGGTTCGGGGCTTTGCAGACCGGGCCCTACCGGCGGAACTGGGTCTACAACCCGGCGACCTTTTTCCAGGGCAGCTCTTTTCCGTACACCTCCCGGAATGACATCCCTTCAGAAATAGAAGTGAGGTTCAATCCGCCGCGGTCCGATTCTTCGGTCCGGCCGGTTCTGGAATACTGGACCGACCGGGACACGCTCAGAAGGAGAATTGAGGCGGGTGTGCTGACAGACAGCGCGGCTATTTTCCGGGTGACGGCCCCGGAAATACCGTCGGTCATGTACTACCGCGTGGACATGTGCACCGCGGGAGCCGTGGGGGACAGTCTCCTGCAGCGGTACGATTACGGGGAAGGGATTCCTTACCTCCATTTTTTCGAGCGTGCCATTCTCGAGGACCCCGACCGTCACGGCGATTTGCTGGACATTTTCGACATTGTCGCCCTGACCCGTCATCTCTGCTTCGGGGCCGAACTGGACACTCTCCGGCATCCACTTGACCTGAACGGAGACAGGAGGCTGGACGAGGCCGACCTGTCCACGGCGGTGTCTCTGCTGGCCTCGAGTGCCCGGTCTTCGGAGTACAACACGGTCCTGCCAGCCGGGCTGCTCTCGGTGGGTGTCGGTGAAGGGCAGGCGGTCCTGACCCTGGCGGACAGCTCGCGGCTTATGATCCCGTCCCGGTTCCGGGGGCAAATCACCGAGTTGCAGGCCGGGGCGGACCTGGCGGTCGCAGTCCTGAACGGCGCCCTGCCCATGCCTTATGCCCGGCACTGGGTGCGCAGGCTGCAGAGCGATTCCACGGTCCACCGTCTGGCGGCGCTGGCCGGAGCGCACCCTCGGCAGGCTGCCTCCGGCGCGGGGAAAGGCAGGGAGACCGTCAAGCCGCTGAACTTCGTGCTCGCGCCGGCCCTGCCCCTGGAAAATGCCCGCCGGCTGAGGGTCGCGGCAGAGGGTGATGTGGACCGGATCTGGCTGGTAAGATACTACCAGGATTATTCGAAGGTGGTCTGCTGGACCGAATTCGAGCCGGAGGAAGCTCCGGGGGAATTCGGGCTTTTTCTGCCGAAATATATGTATTCCTCCCCCGTGTACCTGCTGGCGCAGAGGGGTGACTCGACGCTGGCTTTCCCGCCCGCGGGCCAGGCAAGGGAGTGCTCGTTCTCCTGGATATCGTGGGGCGCGAGCGAGGTCTCGATCCGTTTCAACGGGGTTTATTCGCGGGTGGAGATCGAGCGGGAAAAGCGCTACCGGACTCTGGCCCTGGATTATATCCGGCGGCATCCGCTGGACTATTCCCTGGCCTGCCTGGTCCGTCCCTTCCGGGCGCATCTGGTCGTGGGCAGCGATGATGTGTTCACGGCCAGGCAGTTCGAGCACAGCCGGCAGATTTACCTTGCCGGCGGAATCCTCTCGGCCGCCATCCTGCTGCTGGCGCTCGCCGGGATAGTGATCGGCCTGCGTTCCAGGCTGGAAGTCGGGCTGTTTCTGCTGCCCGTGGTCTATCTGTCCCTGAGCCTGGCGCCTTTCCTGGTCACGGGACGGTACACGCTCCAGGATCAGCCGTTCCTGTTCGTGTTCGTGAGCCTGGCCCTGCTCCGGCTGTTCCGGATGGATTCCGCCGTCGTCACGCCCGGGGCTCCGGTGGCTGACCGCAAAAGCGGATCGGGCTCGTAA